The Methylomusa anaerophila genome has a segment encoding these proteins:
- a CDS encoding helix-turn-helix domain-containing protein → MEIGSRIREVRELKRIKLNELAHLAGISRVYLSDIERNKKMPLIPTLERICAGLGITLADFFTEEKSELAPELCRLLETAKKLTPEQQEYLQKLLEAMGKE, encoded by the coding sequence ATGGAGATAGGCTCCCGGATTCGAGAGGTTAGAGAACTAAAAAGGATTAAACTAAATGAATTAGCTCATTTAGCTGGCATTTCCAGAGTTTATCTGAGTGACATAGAACGAAACAAAAAGATGCCGCTTATTCCAACATTAGAGCGAATTTGTGCCGGTCTCGGCATCACCCTTGCCGATTTTTTTACCGAGGAGAAGTCGGAACTTGCGCCGGAACTTTGTCGGTTGCTTGAAACGGCGAAGAAACTGACCCCCGAACAGCAAGAATACCTGCAAAAACTATTAGAAGCCATGGGCAAGGAGTAA
- a CDS encoding alcohol dehydrogenase has product MQGTMKALVYHGPENISLDEVPIPQIIKDDDAIVKVTTTTICGTDIHIWHGGVPEVESPRILGHEFCGEIIEIGSAVHNVKVGDRCAISCITQCGECFYCKQGIYSHCETGSWIFGYMIDGCQAEYVRVPHANLGCHIIPKELTDEDVLCVADILSTGYFGAENANIQPGETVLVSGCGPVGMCAMAASRLWGPARVIAVDIIQERLDFAIKNGYADIALNPKNCDIVEQVKKLTYGRGADRCIEGVGAAPTLQLALDCVRPGGNVSVIGVFEKPFELAMNKLWIQNITLSMGLVNANRIPFLIELIKTGKINMRPLITHHAPLNDILKGYDIFGGKKDNCIKWAVTPYEK; this is encoded by the coding sequence ATGCAAGGAACAATGAAAGCTCTGGTCTATCACGGACCGGAAAACATCAGCTTAGATGAAGTCCCTATCCCGCAGATTATCAAAGACGACGACGCTATTGTCAAAGTAACCACAACGACCATCTGCGGTACCGACATTCACATCTGGCATGGCGGTGTACCAGAGGTCGAAAGCCCTCGCATTCTCGGCCACGAATTTTGCGGCGAGATTATCGAAATCGGCTCAGCAGTTCACAATGTCAAAGTCGGCGACAGATGCGCTATCTCCTGTATCACCCAGTGCGGTGAATGCTTTTATTGTAAGCAAGGGATCTATTCCCACTGCGAAACCGGCAGTTGGATTTTTGGCTACATGATTGACGGTTGCCAGGCTGAATATGTCCGTGTCCCACATGCAAACCTTGGGTGCCATATTATCCCTAAGGAGCTCACCGATGAAGACGTCTTGTGTGTTGCAGACATCCTTTCCACTGGCTATTTCGGGGCTGAAAACGCCAATATTCAGCCTGGTGAAACCGTTTTGGTTTCCGGTTGCGGCCCTGTCGGCATGTGCGCTATGGCTGCCTCTAGGTTGTGGGGCCCCGCGCGGGTTATTGCTGTGGACATCATTCAGGAAAGGCTGGATTTTGCCATAAAAAACGGTTACGCTGACATCGCGCTGAATCCTAAAAACTGCGATATCGTTGAACAAGTCAAAAAGTTGACTTACGGCCGTGGTGCGGACCGCTGCATTGAGGGCGTCGGTGCTGCTCCGACCCTTCAGCTGGCTCTTGACTGTGTCCGGCCTGGAGGTAACGTATCTGTCATCGGAGTATTCGAAAAACCATTTGAATTAGCCATGAACAAACTCTGGATTCAGAACATAACATTAAGCATGGGTCTCGTAAATGCCAATCGCATTCCTTTCCTGATCGAACTTATAAAGACAGGAAAAATCAACATGAGACCCCTTATTACTCACCACGCTCCACTGAACGATATTCTGAAAGGTTACGACATATTTGGAGGCAAGAAAGATAATTGCATAAAATGGGCAGTTACTCCTTATGAGAAATAA
- the clpB gene encoding ATP-dependent chaperone ClpB — protein sequence MAQDKFTQKASAAIQEAQQLAAMNYHQELTTRHLLLALTKDNEGIIAYILSQFNIQPPMFQAKLEQLLKNIPSVRGQDTGLRMNTAMVRVLALAEKQASSMKDEYVSVEHLLLAIVEDGDSDVVSACREFGLSRSRIIQIINDFRGGRTITSDNPEESMQALNKYGRDLTDLARQGKLDPVIGRDEEIRRVMEILSRRTKNNPVLIGEPGVGKTAIVEGLARRIIAGDVPEGLKNKIVYSLDMGAIVAGAKYRGEFEERLKNVLSEITKSEGKIILFIDELHTVVGAGAAEGAMDAGNILKPMLARGELRCIGATTLNEYRKHIEKDAALERRFQPVTVDQPGVEDTISILRGLRERYEVHHGVRIKDAALVAAAVLSDRYISDRFLPDKAIDLVDEAAAKLRTEIDSMPSELDEAMRRVMQLEIEEQALKKETDPSSQEKLSHIHEELANLKQQADSLKAQWQMEKQGIVRLRNLKKDIEGIRTEMEAAERSYDLNRLAELKYGRLPELEQRLKNEENLLAEKRSHKVMLKEEVDEDDIAKIVSRWTGIPVTRLLTGEREKLVHMESILHERVIGQDTAVIAITEAIIRARAGIKDPNRPIGSFIFLGPTGVGKTELAKTLAEVLFDDERSMIRIDMSEYMEKHTVSRLIGAPPGYVGYDEGGQLTEAVRRRPYSVILLDEVEKAHNDVFNVLLQILEDGRLTDGKGRTVDFKNTVIIMTSNIGSQEILNNDFAVAKERVLDMMKLHFRPEFLNRIDDIIVFNALTGEQVADIAAILLKNLDKRLKKQLNISLSWDNKALELLSKQGYDPNFGARPLKRLISRLVETELSKKIIKGEVPEGSHVELSAEGDKITIDVMLEPETV from the coding sequence ATGGCCCAGGACAAATTCACTCAGAAAGCCTCGGCAGCAATACAAGAAGCGCAACAACTGGCAGCTATGAACTACCACCAGGAGTTGACCACTCGCCATCTCTTGCTGGCGCTGACAAAAGACAACGAAGGTATTATCGCCTATATTTTATCTCAATTTAATATACAGCCCCCAATGTTCCAGGCTAAGCTGGAACAACTTCTGAAGAATATTCCTTCTGTCCGGGGCCAGGATACCGGTCTGAGGATGAATACAGCCATGGTCCGGGTGCTGGCCCTGGCGGAAAAACAAGCCTCATCCATGAAGGATGAATACGTCAGCGTTGAGCACCTTCTCCTGGCTATTGTCGAGGACGGCGACAGCGACGTTGTCAGTGCCTGCCGCGAATTCGGCCTGTCCCGCAGCCGCATTATCCAAATCATCAACGATTTCCGCGGCGGCAGAACTATTACCTCCGACAACCCGGAGGAAAGTATGCAGGCCCTCAATAAATATGGCCGCGATCTCACCGACCTGGCCCGCCAAGGCAAGCTGGACCCGGTGATCGGCCGGGACGAAGAAATCCGCCGGGTGATGGAAATCCTGTCCCGCCGCACCAAAAATAACCCGGTGCTCATCGGTGAGCCCGGCGTCGGCAAGACAGCCATTGTTGAAGGCTTGGCCCGGCGCATTATCGCCGGCGACGTACCGGAAGGCCTGAAAAACAAAATAGTATACTCCCTCGACATGGGAGCCATAGTAGCCGGCGCCAAATACCGGGGCGAGTTCGAGGAACGCCTGAAAAACGTACTGTCCGAAATCACCAAATCCGAAGGCAAAATCATCCTCTTCATTGACGAACTCCATACCGTGGTCGGCGCCGGCGCCGCCGAAGGCGCCATGGATGCAGGCAACATCCTCAAACCCATGCTGGCCCGCGGTGAACTGCGCTGTATCGGCGCTACCACATTAAATGAATACCGTAAACACATTGAAAAAGACGCCGCCCTGGAACGGCGCTTCCAGCCGGTCACAGTAGACCAGCCGGGGGTGGAAGACACCATCTCCATCCTGAGAGGCCTCAGAGAGCGCTACGAAGTCCACCACGGCGTCAGGATCAAAGACGCCGCCCTGGTGGCTGCCGCCGTGCTGTCCGACCGCTACATTTCCGACCGGTTCCTGCCTGATAAGGCCATTGACCTGGTGGACGAAGCGGCCGCCAAACTCCGGACCGAAATTGATTCCATGCCCAGTGAACTGGACGAAGCCATGCGCCGCGTCATGCAACTGGAAATAGAAGAACAGGCTCTCAAGAAAGAAACCGACCCCTCTTCCCAGGAAAAACTTAGCCATATCCACGAGGAACTGGCCAACCTGAAACAACAGGCCGACTCCCTGAAAGCCCAGTGGCAAATGGAAAAACAGGGCATCGTCCGCCTGCGCAACCTCAAAAAAGATATCGAAGGCATCCGCACGGAAATGGAAGCGGCCGAACGCAGCTACGACCTGAACCGTTTGGCCGAACTCAAGTATGGCCGTCTACCGGAATTAGAGCAACGATTAAAAAATGAGGAAAACCTGCTGGCGGAAAAACGTTCCCATAAAGTTATGCTCAAAGAAGAAGTGGACGAAGACGATATCGCCAAAATTGTAAGCCGCTGGACAGGTATCCCTGTCACCCGGCTGCTTACCGGCGAACGGGAAAAACTGGTCCACATGGAATCCATCCTCCACGAACGGGTTATCGGCCAGGACACCGCCGTCATCGCCATCACCGAAGCCATTATCCGCGCCCGCGCCGGCATCAAGGACCCCAACCGTCCCATCGGTTCCTTCATCTTCCTCGGCCCCACCGGCGTCGGTAAAACCGAGCTGGCTAAAACCCTGGCCGAAGTCCTCTTTGACGACGAGCGCAGCATGATCCGCATCGATATGAGCGAATACATGGAGAAACACACCGTTTCCCGCCTCATCGGCGCGCCTCCCGGCTACGTCGGCTATGACGAAGGCGGCCAACTCACCGAAGCCGTGCGCCGCCGCCCCTACAGCGTCATTCTCCTCGACGAAGTGGAAAAAGCCCACAACGATGTCTTCAACGTTCTCCTGCAAATCCTGGAAGACGGCCGCCTGACCGATGGTAAAGGCCGCACCGTGGACTTTAAGAACACCGTCATTATCATGACCTCCAACATCGGCTCGCAGGAAATCCTCAACAACGATTTCGCCGTAGCCAAAGAGCGGGTCCTGGATATGATGAAACTCCACTTCCGCCCCGAATTTCTCAACCGTATCGACGACATCATCGTCTTCAACGCCCTCACCGGCGAGCAAGTGGCCGACATTGCCGCCATCCTGCTCAAGAATCTGGATAAACGCCTCAAGAAGCAGCTTAATATCAGCCTGTCCTGGGACAACAAGGCCCTTGAACTCCTGTCCAAACAAGGCTACGACCCCAACTTCGGCGCCAGACCGCTAAAACGGCTCATCAGCCGCCTGGTGGAAACCGAACTCAGCAAAAAGATCATCAAAGGCGAAGTGCCGGAAGGCAGCCATGTGGAGTTGAGCGCCGAAGGGGATAAGATTACAATTGACGTGATGCTGGAACCGGAGACAGTGTGA
- a CDS encoding helix-turn-helix domain-containing protein, translated as MIKLTIKRIRCEKKMTQRELALAVGITREYLSAVENGQKVPSLALLGSIAIALGVSATELLSEQPGAANRSIDCKK; from the coding sequence GTGATAAAGCTAACCATCAAACGAATCCGCTGTGAAAAGAAAATGACGCAGCGGGAATTGGCTTTGGCTGTCGGTATTACAAGAGAATATCTGTCTGCCGTGGAAAATGGGCAAAAGGTTCCTTCGCTCGCGCTTCTGGGGAGTATTGCAATTGCTCTGGGAGTCAGTGCAACCGAGTTGTTAAGCGAGCAACCAGGCGCCGCAAACCGGTCGATTGATTGCAAGAAATGA
- a CDS encoding YkgJ family cysteine cluster protein, with amino-acid sequence MEYLADENWPCEDVIVEACKNCNDKACCKNFLVPLTPPERLRLKTYDKYLWEEGPDAFAILAKKENMECYYLTSQGCSIWSSRPNACREYSCVEESTFQISIRVSSKE; translated from the coding sequence GTGGAATATTTAGCCGATGAAAACTGGCCATGTGAAGATGTGATAGTCGAAGCATGTAAGAACTGCAATGACAAGGCCTGTTGCAAAAATTTCCTGGTACCGCTTACCCCGCCAGAACGATTGCGTCTTAAAACGTATGATAAATATTTGTGGGAAGAAGGCCCGGATGCGTTTGCAATTTTGGCTAAAAAAGAAAACATGGAATGTTATTACTTAACATCCCAGGGGTGCTCAATCTGGAGTAGTCGTCCTAATGCCTGCCGTGAATACTCTTGTGTGGAGGAAAGCACTTTCCAGATCTCTATAAGGGTTTCAAGTAAAGAATAA
- a CDS encoding DnaJ C-terminal domain-containing protein translates to MKYIDYYETLGVPKTASDKEIKQAYRKLARKHHPDLHQGDAKAEAEEKFKLINEAYEVLGDPDKRAKYDKLGMNWKAGDEFNFDPSNMDGGYTYTYQGPSDFDLGGFGFSDFFANIFGQDFARSRQGGGRTRRANRKGEDVDAEISLTIDELIHGVEKEMYLSAPNVCAACEGQRVTQRGVCRACGGTGVTEDTKTVKVKVPAGLYPGASLRLKGLGGKGYGDGPAGDLYLHIRAAQNPSWQIDGSDLEADLMIYPDQAVLGDKVQVPTPHGQVQLKIQPGVHAGQRLRLKNKGLPKGGGTFGDLYLRIRIDIPKDQSEEERELYRKIHELRQTAKAD, encoded by the coding sequence ATGAAGTACATTGACTATTATGAAACACTCGGCGTTCCCAAAACCGCATCCGACAAGGAAATTAAACAAGCTTACCGCAAACTGGCCCGTAAGCATCACCCCGACTTGCATCAGGGTGACGCCAAGGCGGAAGCGGAAGAAAAGTTCAAACTTATCAATGAAGCCTATGAAGTGCTGGGTGACCCAGATAAACGGGCCAAGTACGACAAACTGGGCATGAACTGGAAAGCCGGCGATGAATTTAATTTCGATCCGTCCAATATGGACGGCGGTTACACCTATACCTACCAGGGACCTTCTGATTTTGATCTCGGCGGCTTTGGTTTCAGCGACTTCTTCGCCAATATTTTCGGTCAGGACTTTGCCCGCAGCCGTCAAGGCGGCGGCAGAACGCGCCGGGCCAACCGCAAAGGGGAAGACGTGGACGCGGAAATCAGCCTGACTATAGATGAGCTTATTCACGGGGTGGAAAAAGAAATGTACCTGTCCGCCCCCAATGTCTGCGCCGCCTGTGAAGGGCAACGCGTCACCCAGCGGGGTGTATGCCGGGCCTGCGGCGGTACGGGAGTAACGGAAGATACCAAAACCGTCAAGGTAAAGGTACCCGCCGGACTCTATCCGGGGGCATCCCTCCGGCTTAAGGGCTTAGGCGGCAAAGGCTACGGCGACGGACCGGCCGGCGACCTTTATCTGCACATCCGGGCCGCACAGAACCCTTCCTGGCAGATAGACGGCAGCGATTTGGAAGCTGATCTCATGATTTACCCCGACCAGGCCGTGCTTGGCGATAAAGTGCAAGTACCCACGCCCCACGGTCAGGTTCAGCTCAAAATCCAGCCCGGCGTCCACGCGGGGCAAAGACTGCGTCTAAAGAATAAAGGCCTGCCCAAAGGCGGCGGAACTTTCGGCGACCTCTACCTCAGAATCCGCATTGATATTCCTAAAGACCAGTCGGAAGAAGAAAGGGAGCTTTACCGCAAAATCCACGAACTGCGCCAAACCGCGAAAGCTGATTAA
- a CDS encoding HD domain-containing protein — protein sequence MENLIITGLLIRLDYCQRKKMGQFVLGVEEGGLHSAEAMLLARYFMYVQVYFHPVRRVYDIHLKDFLKQWLKNGKYKTDLESHLKMTDNEVTAAILKAARSSSQAGHDSASRIVNRNHFRVLYQRNPEDVSKNPEAAFSIFEATEKKFGIDFVRLDSYKQKGSSVNFPVITRDNRIIPSITLSETLQRIPVVAVDYVYISPLYRKEAERWLEKQRESIIKI from the coding sequence ATGGAAAATTTGATCATTACAGGCTTATTGATACGCTTAGATTATTGCCAAAGGAAGAAGATGGGTCAATTTGTTCTTGGTGTTGAGGAGGGTGGCTTACATTCTGCGGAAGCAATGCTTCTTGCACGGTACTTTATGTATGTTCAGGTCTACTTTCATCCCGTTAGAAGGGTTTATGATATACATTTAAAAGACTTTTTGAAACAGTGGCTTAAAAACGGAAAGTATAAAACTGATCTTGAATCTCATCTGAAAATGACTGATAATGAGGTCACGGCAGCTATTCTTAAGGCTGCACGCTCGTCTTCTCAGGCAGGGCACGATTCAGCTTCACGGATAGTGAACCGAAATCATTTTAGAGTACTTTATCAACGGAACCCTGAAGATGTATCTAAAAATCCAGAAGCGGCTTTCTCCATTTTTGAAGCAACTGAGAAAAAATTTGGAATTGATTTTGTTCGTTTAGACAGTTACAAACAGAAAGGTAGTTCGGTAAATTTCCCTGTAATCACACGAGATAATCGGATTATACCTTCTATAACATTATCTGAAACCCTTCAAAGAATTCCAGTTGTTGCTGTAGACTATGTATATATTTCGCCTCTTTATCGGAAAGAGGCTGAGCGGTGGCTTGAAAAACAAAGGGAGAGTATAATTAAGATTTGA
- a CDS encoding zinc-ribbon domain containing protein, whose amino-acid sequence MNQDKNLTCRDCGAEFVFTASEQDFFAEKGFTNEPGRCPTCRAARKQQNNRGSSRNNNYQQREMYDVTCAACGVQTQVPFRPSSDRPVYCRDCFSQNNRR is encoded by the coding sequence ATGAACCAAGACAAAAATTTAACCTGCCGTGACTGTGGCGCCGAATTTGTGTTTACCGCGTCAGAACAAGATTTCTTCGCGGAAAAAGGGTTCACCAACGAACCTGGTCGTTGCCCTACTTGTAGAGCAGCCCGCAAACAACAAAACAATCGTGGTTCCAGTCGCAACAACAACTATCAGCAGCGTGAAATGTATGATGTAACCTGCGCCGCTTGCGGTGTGCAGACCCAAGTCCCGTTCCGCCCTAGCAGTGACCGTCCCGTTTACTGTAGAGACTGTTTCAGTCAAAATAATAGACGATAG
- a CDS encoding HD domain-containing protein: MMELAGKVYDVITDPNNIHPTIKSLIPEIEREDERRYWRRVLRVAALCHDIGHLPFSHAAEKELLSSGNHETLTVELIRSQEMREIWECMTPPLRTQDIVKLAVGPKELRNETFTDWEAILAEIIVGDAFGVDRMDYLLRDSHHAGVVYGKFDHYRLIDTLRLLPKEEDGSICSWC, encoded by the coding sequence ATGATGGAGCTAGCTGGTAAAGTATATGATGTAATAACTGATCCCAATAATATTCATCCTACAATTAAAAGTCTTATTCCCGAAATTGAACGTGAGGATGAGAGGCGATATTGGCGTCGTGTACTTAGAGTAGCGGCTCTTTGCCATGATATTGGGCATTTGCCCTTTTCTCATGCTGCTGAGAAAGAGTTATTATCATCCGGAAATCATGAAACACTTACTGTCGAATTGATTCGTAGCCAGGAAATGAGAGAAATCTGGGAGTGTATGACACCTCCGCTTCGAACTCAGGATATTGTAAAACTAGCTGTTGGACCTAAAGAATTAAGAAATGAAACTTTTACAGACTGGGAAGCTATTCTTGCAGAAATTATTGTCGGTGATGCTTTTGGGGTGGACCGCATGGATTATCTTCTCCGTGATTCTCACCATGCGGGAGTAGTTTATGGAAAATTTGATCATTACAGGCTTATTGATACGCTTAGATTATTGCCAAAGGAAGAAGATGGGTCAATTTGTTCTTGGTGTTGA
- the rpoZ gene encoding DNA-directed RNA polymerase subunit omega, producing the protein MINPSLEILLKKADCKYALVIFAAKRAREIIDGKIALIESESNKPVTIALEEIAQGKIGYEQTKTGIK; encoded by the coding sequence ATGATTAATCCGTCGTTGGAGATTTTATTGAAAAAAGCCGATTGCAAATATGCTCTGGTAATATTTGCCGCCAAACGGGCCCGCGAAATTATAGATGGAAAAATTGCGTTAATTGAAAGTGAGTCTAATAAACCGGTTACAATTGCCTTAGAAGAAATAGCTCAGGGTAAGATTGGTTATGAACAGACCAAGACCGGCATTAAATAA
- a CDS encoding ATP-binding protein codes for MLIRQSYIDQITPFIDMPLVKILTGVRRCGKSTIMLMLMDELKKRGISENRIVRFNFDTLEWQNTDVKQVFEIIKDKLVPSERTYLFLDEIQEIEHWERLVNTFMEEAEYNVDIFVTGSNSKMMSSEISTYLTGRYISFRIHPLSFAEYLVFRKEYGELADLSKEFLRYIEYGGFPAVHLKPLTLDEAYVIVKDIYNTTIFTDIVKRNQIRKVDQLERIVKFAFDNIGNTFSANSIKGFLESQNRKIDIETVYNYLSKLEGAYILNRCSRQDLQGREILKTQEKFYLADNAFKHAVLGYKQDDISQTLENIVYLELRRRGYDVYVGKLDTKEIDFVAEKQGKSIYVQVAYLLADKKTQEREFGNLLQIEDNFPKFVVSMDDVDMSHKGITHLNIKGFLLNSW; via the coding sequence ATGCTTATAAGGCAATCTTACATTGACCAAATCACGCCGTTTATTGATATGCCGTTAGTAAAGATTTTAACTGGGGTCCGCCGTTGTGGAAAGTCAACCATTATGTTGATGCTTATGGATGAGCTTAAAAAGAGGGGAATATCCGAAAACCGTATAGTCCGCTTTAACTTCGATACCTTGGAATGGCAGAATACGGATGTGAAACAAGTATTTGAGATCATCAAAGATAAACTTGTTCCAAGTGAACGGACGTATTTATTTTTGGATGAGATCCAAGAAATAGAGCATTGGGAACGGCTGGTCAATACCTTCATGGAGGAAGCCGAATACAATGTTGATATTTTTGTCACAGGGTCCAACTCCAAAATGATGTCCTCAGAAATATCGACCTATTTGACCGGACGATATATTTCATTTCGCATACATCCGCTTTCCTTTGCGGAGTATTTAGTGTTTAGGAAAGAGTACGGCGAGCTTGCCGATCTCTCCAAGGAATTTTTAAGATATATTGAATACGGCGGTTTCCCTGCCGTTCATCTTAAACCACTTACCTTGGATGAAGCCTATGTCATCGTGAAAGATATTTACAACACTACCATTTTCACCGATATTGTGAAGCGGAACCAAATACGGAAGGTTGACCAGTTGGAGCGTATTGTGAAGTTCGCTTTTGATAACATTGGCAACACCTTTTCGGCAAACTCCATAAAAGGCTTTTTGGAAAGTCAGAACCGGAAAATCGATATTGAAACGGTTTACAATTATCTTTCAAAACTGGAAGGTGCCTATATTCTCAATAGGTGTTCGCGTCAGGATTTGCAGGGCAGAGAGATTCTGAAAACGCAAGAGAAGTTTTATTTAGCGGACAACGCCTTCAAGCACGCTGTTTTAGGATATAAGCAGGATGATATATCTCAGACGCTCGAAAATATTGTATATTTAGAACTTCGACGGCGCGGGTATGATGTTTATGTAGGTAAACTTGATACAAAAGAGATTGATTTCGTTGCCGAGAAGCAAGGGAAAAGCATCTATGTTCAGGTCGCCTATCTCTTAGCCGATAAAAAAACGCAGGAACGGGAGTTTGGAAATCTACTCCAAATCGAAGATAACTTTCCTAAGTTCGTGGTCAGCATGGATGATGTCGATATGTCCCACAAGGGGATTACACATTTGAATATCAAAGGTTTTTTGTTGAATAGCTGGTAA
- a CDS encoding DEAD/DEAH box helicase: protein MQKFKALGISNEIIRALNEMGFEEPTPIQLEGIPVLLEGKDLIGQAQTGTGKTAAFGIPLIEKVKKHPGMVQGIVLTPTRELAIQVAEELNRIGQFTEIHALPIYGGQDIQRQIKALKRHPQIIVATPGRLMDHMRRGTIKLQDTQMVVLDEADEMLNMGFIEDIEQILSTTSDERQTLLFSATMPRPIQNLAQRFLHDPALIKIKAKEITIPLVEQHYMEINDRQKFDVLCRLLDIQSPELSIVFGRTKRRVDEVSEALKKRGYSAEGIHGDLTQSKRDAVLRQFREGIVDILVATDVAARGLDVSGVTHVYNFDLPQDPESYVHRIGRTGRAGQPGLALTFVISRELEHLHSIEQTTKRKILRMPVPTMADAVEGQQRLTVEKLLNQVEEGNYDHYKGRAEELLTEMDSVSLLAAALKMLTKESHSTPVKITEELPVRVRTYGGNRRPSNAKKVVPKITPRNNSWKY from the coding sequence TTGCAAAAATTCAAAGCATTAGGAATTAGTAATGAAATCATTAGAGCACTAAACGAAATGGGATTTGAGGAACCTACACCGATACAACTAGAAGGTATTCCTGTTCTGCTTGAGGGTAAAGACCTCATTGGACAGGCCCAAACCGGCACAGGGAAAACGGCAGCATTCGGCATTCCGTTAATTGAAAAGGTAAAAAAACATCCGGGAATGGTTCAAGGAATTGTTTTAACCCCTACTCGTGAACTTGCTATACAAGTAGCGGAAGAACTGAATAGAATCGGGCAGTTTACAGAGATTCATGCGCTCCCGATATACGGAGGCCAAGACATTCAGCGGCAAATTAAAGCCTTGAAAAGACATCCCCAAATCATCGTAGCGACGCCAGGACGTCTGATGGACCATATGAGGCGTGGGACAATTAAGCTTCAAGACACCCAGATGGTCGTTTTAGATGAAGCTGATGAAATGCTGAACATGGGGTTTATAGAAGATATAGAACAGATTTTAAGCACAACCTCCGATGAACGCCAAACACTCCTCTTCTCTGCTACCATGCCCAGACCAATTCAGAACCTGGCCCAACGTTTTTTACATGATCCGGCCTTAATAAAAATCAAAGCCAAGGAAATAACCATTCCGTTGGTTGAGCAACACTACATGGAAATCAATGACCGCCAAAAGTTTGATGTTTTATGTCGCCTGCTGGATATCCAGTCTCCCGAACTTTCAATCGTTTTCGGCAGGACAAAACGACGTGTTGATGAAGTTTCAGAGGCGCTAAAAAAACGTGGCTATTCTGCTGAGGGAATTCATGGGGACCTAACACAGTCCAAGAGGGATGCTGTCCTACGGCAATTTAGAGAAGGAATTGTTGACATCCTTGTCGCTACTGACGTCGCTGCCCGCGGTCTGGATGTCAGTGGAGTCACTCATGTTTATAACTTTGATCTCCCGCAAGACCCCGAGAGCTACGTTCATCGAATTGGCCGAACTGGCCGTGCGGGACAACCGGGTTTAGCCTTGACTTTTGTAATTTCTCGCGAACTAGAGCATCTTCATTCAATCGAACAAACTACTAAACGCAAAATCCTCCGGATGCCCGTACCGACCATGGCGGATGCGGTAGAAGGACAACAGCGCTTAACAGTAGAAAAATTACTGAATCAAGTCGAAGAGGGAAACTATGACCACTATAAAGGCAGGGCTGAAGAACTCCTTACAGAAATGGATTCCGTCTCTTTACTTGCGGCCGCACTAAAAATGCTTACCAAAGAGTCACACAGTACTCCGGTAAAAATTACTGAAGAGTTGCCAGTACGGGTGCGAACTTATGGTGGAAACAGAAGACCGTCCAATGCAAAAAAAGTAGTCCCGAAAATCACACCGCGTAATAACTCCTGGAAATATTAA